The proteins below come from a single Eucalyptus grandis isolate ANBG69807.140 chromosome 3, ASM1654582v1, whole genome shotgun sequence genomic window:
- the LOC120292264 gene encoding wall-associated receptor kinase-like 1, with protein sequence MLTDGKIVAIKKSKAIDEGKVEQFINEVLILSQINHRNIVKLLGCCLETEVPLLVYEFIPNGTLYQYLHDPMEEYHVSWDIRLRIATEIAGALFYLHSAASIPIYHRDIKSTNILLDEKYRAKVVDFGTSKSVSLDQTHVTTLVQGTFGYLDPEYFQSSQFTDKSDVYSFGVVLVELLTGQKPISSLREQEGRSLATYFIISMEENQLFDIVDAQVLKEGKKEEIASVADLAKRCLNLNGRNRPTMKEVAMELEGMRKLPNPLGIQQNQEDREVAESYATTCKSSKSNIDADVTTFSDVQPFLPSETW encoded by the coding sequence ATGTTAACGGATGGAAAAATAGTTGCTATTAAGAAATCGAAAGCAATAGATGAGGGCAAAGTCGAACAATTCATAAATGAAGTCCTCATTCTCTCACAGATCAACCATAGGAATATCGTTAAGTTATTGGGGTGTTGCTTGGAGACAGAAGTCCCACTTTTAGTATACGAGTTTATACCAAATGGGACTCTATACCAATATTTGCATGACCCAATGGAAGAGTATCATGTCTCATGGGACATACGCCTACGAATTGCAACTGAAATTGCAGGAGCCTTATTCTACTTGCATTCAGCAGCCTCAATTCCCATTTATCATCGAGACATCAAGTCCACTAATATCCTCTTGGATGAGAAATATCGAGCAAAAGTGGTAGATTTTGGTACTTCCAAGTCTGTTTCCCTCGATCAAACTCATGTAACCACGTTGGTGCAAGGGACTTTTGGCTACCTAGATCCTGAGTATTTCCAATCAAGTCAATTTACAGACAAAAGCGATGTGTATAGCTTCGGAGTTGTTCTTGTTGAACTCTTAACAGGACAAAAGCCAATCTCGTCGCTAAGGGAACAAGAAGGCAGAAGCCTTGCTACCTATTTCATAATTTCAATGGAAGAAAATCAGTTGTTCGACATTGTAGATGCTCAAGTTTTGAAAGAAGGtaagaaggaagagattgcATCAGTTGCTGACCTTGCAAAAAGATGCTTGAACTTGAATGGGAGGAACCGGCCTACAATGAAAGAAGTGGCAATGGAGTTAGAGGGGATGAGAAAGCTCCCAAATCCTTTGGGTATTCAACAAAATCAAGAGGACCGGGAGGTAGCTGAATCTTATGCTACTACATGTAAGTCCAGCAAGTCAAATATTGACGCTGATGTCACTACATTTTCGGATGTGCAGCCATTCTTACCTAGTGAGACCTGGTGA
- the LOC120291996 gene encoding wall-associated receptor kinase-like 5, translating to MSTSVFQILLLLVSLKLQASGAAPRLAKPNCPETCGNVTIPFPFGMGAGCFFEEWYQIVCKQNNTVILKKIGLRVLNISLPDGYVDGMINISLPVIYSNASRGGDVRAARVSLEGSQFVFSQTRNVFTLVGCNTLATVNTTQSAFVGCRSRCAGTNTNFSWNGSCSGRDGCCQTMLPLNLQGFSVDFKEEGGHQGCKYAFLRSDFTGLYDLKLNETVPVVLEWGIANNTGYGDELIQQAKIPTYPSVCHTQSVAGSEMLFTRCYCLGGDGGNPYLMEGCRGDAPQPQSDCAETCGSVTIHFPFGIKAGCFLDDWYQIECQQNNTVPILKKIGLRVLNISLPDEDADGMINVSLPVIYSNASCGGDGRGPLVSLKGSPFVFSQKRNIFTVVGCNTLLTVNGKESAVFGCQSKCAGTNFTIRKYSACSGEDECCQSSLPFDLQGFGVDFEEESGDEGCKYAFLGSDSGVYDLRSSDKVPGMLEWGIANNTKYALDLIKQGRGRYNESFYCTRFKSLSSEVEGIIYRYRSYSVNSGEILSAQCYCRKGYHGNAYLIGGCRGNIFHAITLGI from the exons ATGTCGACCTCAGTGTTTCAAATTCTTCTGCTTCTGGTTTCCCTCAAGTTGCAAGCATCAGGTGCTGCACCTCGACTTGCGAAGCCTAACTGTCCTGAAACATGCGGGAACGTAACCATTCCCTTCCCCTTCGGAATGGGAGCCGGGTGTTTCTTCGAGGAATGGTACCAGATCGTCTGCAAACAAAACAACACGGTCATTCTGAAGAAGATTGGATTGCGAGTTCTCAACATTTCACTCCCCGATGGATACGTGGATGGTATGATTAACATTAGCCTTCCTGTAATTTACTCAAATGCAAGCCGCGGGGGTGACGTACGTGCTGCGAGGGTGAGCTTGGAAGGAAGTCAATTTGTCTTCTCCCAGACAAGGAATGTCTTTACATTGGTCGGTTGCAACACCCTGGCCACAGTGAATACCACACAATCAGCTTTTGTCGGTTGCAGGTCGAGATGTGCTGGAACCAACACCAACTTTAGCTGGAATGGTTCTTGTTCCGGGAGGGATGGCTGCTGCCAGACTATGCTCCCCCTTAACCTTCAGGGCTTTAGTGTGGATTTCAAAGAAGAAGGTGGACATCAGGGGTGCAAGTACGCTTTCTTGAGGTCTGACTTTACAGGTTTAtatgatttgaaattgaatgagACGGTTCCAGTGGTGCTGGAATGGGGGATTGCGAACAATACTGGCTATGGAGACGAGCTTATCCAGCAGGCCAAGATTCCTACTTATCCTTCCGTATGTCACACACAAAGCGTTGCCGGCAGTGAAATGCTATTTACACGGTGCTATTGCTTAGGGGGGGATGGTGGTAACCCATATCTTATGGAAGGATGCAGAG GAGATGCACCTCAACCGCAAAGTGACTGTGCTGAAACATGCGGGAGCGTCACCATTCACTTCCCCTTCGGAATAAAAGCCGGGTGTTTCTTGGATGATTGGTACCAGATCGAATGCCAACAAAACAACACGGTTCCCATTCTGAAGAAGATTGGATTGCGAGTTCTCAACATTTCACTCCCTGATGAAGACGCGGATGGCATGATTAACGTTAGTCTTCCTGTAATTTACTCAAATGCAAGCTGCGGGGGTGACGGACGTGGTCCACTGGTAAGCTTAAAAGGAAGTCCATTTGTCTTCTCCCAGAAAAGGAACATCTTTACAGTAGTTGGTTGCAACACTCTACTGACAGTGAATGGTAAAGAATCAGCTGTTTTCGGATGCCAGTCAAAATGTGCTGGAACCAACTTCACCATTCGCAAGTATAGCGCTTGTTCCGGGGAGGACGAATGCTGCCAGAGTTCGCTCCCCTTTGACCTGCAGGGCTTTGGTGTGGATTTCGAAGAAGAAAGCGGAGATGAGGGGTGCAAGTACGCTTTCTTGGGGTCTGATTCAGGTGTTTATGATTTGAGATCGAGTGATAAGGTTCCAGGGATGTTGGAGTGGGGGATTGCAAACAATACCAAGTATGCACTTGACCTTATCAAGCAAGGACGGGGTCGCTATAATGAATCTTTCTACTGTACAAGATTTAAAAGTTTGAGCAGTGAAGTAGAAGGaattatatatagatatagaaGCTACAGCGTCAACAGTGGTGAAATATTATCTGCGCAGTGCTATTGTCGTAAGGGGTATCATGGTAATGCCTATCTTATTGGAGGATGCAGAGGTAACATATTTCATGCTATCACATTGGGAATTTAA